A genome region from Halorussus pelagicus includes the following:
- the mtnP gene encoding S-methyl-5'-thioadenosine phosphorylase, producing MTIGFIGGSGIYEALPLEDTREEEISTPFGDPSAPVTIGELAGKEVAFLPRHGPDHQHTPTNAPYKANIHALKQVGVERILSSNAVGSLREDLPPQSLLVPDQIFDRTKHRDSTFFGDGIVVHMPFADPYCPHMVEHLSDSCETATDADSEEGGTYVCIEGPQYSTRAESEFYRDQGWDVIGMTTIPEAKLAREAEMCYATITGVTDYDVWKEDSEVTLQEVLNNAAENEEAIKEVVEHAVRNMPDERDCDCGHALEGTINTPTEAIPDETRERVEPFVGEYLN from the coding sequence ATGACGATTGGCTTCATCGGCGGAAGCGGAATCTACGAAGCACTGCCGCTCGAAGACACCCGCGAGGAAGAGATTTCGACGCCGTTCGGCGACCCGAGCGCGCCGGTCACCATCGGCGAACTCGCCGGAAAAGAGGTCGCGTTCCTGCCGCGCCACGGCCCGGACCACCAGCACACGCCCACGAACGCGCCCTACAAGGCGAACATCCACGCGCTCAAGCAGGTCGGCGTCGAGCGAATCCTGTCGAGCAACGCGGTCGGAAGCCTGCGCGAGGACCTGCCGCCCCAGAGCCTGCTGGTTCCCGACCAGATTTTCGACCGGACGAAGCATCGAGACTCGACGTTCTTCGGCGACGGCATCGTCGTCCACATGCCCTTCGCGGACCCTTACTGCCCGCACATGGTCGAACATCTGTCCGACTCGTGCGAGACGGCGACCGACGCGGATTCCGAGGAAGGCGGCACCTACGTCTGCATCGAGGGACCGCAGTATTCGACGCGCGCCGAGAGCGAGTTCTACCGCGACCAAGGCTGGGACGTTATCGGCATGACGACGATTCCGGAGGCGAAACTCGCCCGCGAGGCCGAGATGTGCTACGCCACCATTACCGGCGTCACCGACTACGACGTGTGGAAAGAAGACAGCGAGGTCACGCTCCAAGAGGTGCTGAACAACGCCGCGGAGAACGAGGAGGCCATCAAGGAAGTCGTCGAACACGCAGTTCGGAACATGCCCGACGAGCGCGACTGTGACTGCGGCCACGCGCTCGAAGGAACCATCAACACGCCGACCGAGGCGATTCCCGACGAGACCCGCGAGCGCGTCGAACCGTTCGTCGGCGAGTACCTGAACTGA
- a CDS encoding DMT family transporter translates to MKAYLYLGVAIAAEVTGTAALKFSEGFTNLVPSLVVVAGYIGSFYLLSLTLQELPIGLVYATWSAIGIVAAALLGVFLFDETVDAAGVVGMALIVGGVVVLNVFSEAYNPAH, encoded by the coding sequence ATGAAAGCGTATCTCTACTTGGGCGTCGCTATCGCGGCCGAGGTGACCGGCACCGCGGCGCTCAAGTTCTCGGAGGGGTTCACGAACCTCGTTCCGTCGCTCGTCGTCGTCGCCGGGTACATCGGGTCGTTCTACCTCCTGAGTCTCACTCTGCAGGAGTTACCGATAGGGCTGGTGTACGCGACGTGGTCGGCCATTGGAATCGTGGCCGCGGCGCTCCTCGGCGTCTTCCTGTTCGACGAGACGGTTGACGCGGCGGGCGTCGTCGGAATGGCACTCATCGTCGGCGGCGTCGTCGTCCTGAACGTCTTCTCCGAGGCCTACAACCCCGCCCACTGA